A stretch of Candidatus Brocadiaceae bacterium DNA encodes these proteins:
- the thiE gene encoding thiamine phosphate synthase, giving the protein MNRHSKRRRDSRGIAKRFIDARLYVLISSHLCHGSVLKTLQEVMRGGADIVQLREKTMGESEYLALAKEFRKLTLQSGILFIVNDHAEIAREVDADGLHIGQSDCCVQSARKIIGNDRVLGVSTHNMAQARRAERAGADYISVGPVYPTETKDFEPPVGLEYIRQVKEGINIPSVAIGAINHDNLHDVIHAGGERVAICSAILCRENVAEATILLKNQIIFYRSQIRN; this is encoded by the coding sequence ATGAACCGTCATTCAAAAAGAAGGAGAGATAGTCGAGGTATTGCAAAACGTTTTATAGATGCCCGGCTCTATGTTTTAATCAGTTCTCATCTTTGTCATGGATCTGTATTAAAAACGCTTCAGGAAGTTATGCGAGGAGGCGCTGATATAGTGCAGCTTCGGGAAAAGACAATGGGTGAGAGTGAGTATCTCGCGTTGGCGAAAGAATTTAGAAAACTGACGTTACAATCGGGGATACTTTTTATTGTAAATGACCATGCAGAGATTGCCCGTGAAGTGGATGCAGATGGGCTCCATATCGGTCAATCTGATTGTTGTGTCCAGTCTGCGCGGAAAATTATTGGTAACGACAGGGTATTAGGTGTTTCTACTCATAACATGGCACAGGCGAGAAGGGCAGAGCGGGCGGGCGCTGATTATATAAGTGTTGGTCCCGTATACCCCACGGAAACAAAGGATTTTGAACCCCCCGTAGGCCTTGAATACATACGGCAGGTGAAAGAAGGAATCAACATCCCCTCTGTAGCAATAGGAGCTATCAATCATGACAACCTTCACGACGTCATACATGCGGGCGGAGAACGAGTTGCAATTTGCTCTGCAATCCTTTGCCGTGAGAATGTCGCGGAGGCGACCATTCTTTTAAAGAATCAAATTATTTTTTACCGGTCTCAAATCAGGAATTAG
- a CDS encoding flagellar hook-basal body complex protein, whose product MGFGGALNSGVTGIRTHQTMLDVIGNNLANVNTFGFKSSRLLFTDLLSRSMAAGSGGRPVQIGMGVKPGTIASNFSQGALETTNNAFDFAIQGDGFFVVNGGGQNFFTRVGSFATDKNNLLVDTVTGYRVLDTTGEPISIPFDSTVDGKATSTVKIGGNLEATTSSKSSEVLIMESALTASSVIATGATTLNSLDSNTSDYIAGDKILITGTKSDGTTVSATYTIAAATDTVEDLLFEISKAFGDTGSSGSLNQDGDAYAEIDATGKIILKPGSAATANSDKLSVSLDDDGSNTGKTTWSDHKFSGSTRIASTVIYDTQGVGHTVTYRFTKQGDNTWNLVTLMASDDGTISDSTVTGITFNEDGSFSSTTSDMDLVFKFNGMTTSQTVSLDLGTTGETDGLSQMGGKSTAVIKKQDGYAYGSFENISVLEDGTIRALYSNGIVQDVAQMSVAIFSDRNGLERAGDNMYKQTDASGEAIFTTGGGGVAGSISSGNLEGSNVDMTAELTSLIMAQRGFQLNSRVVTTADEVIAEAVNLKR is encoded by the coding sequence ATGGGTTTTGGAGGCGCATTAAATTCTGGAGTAACGGGTATTCGCACACACCAGACCATGCTGGATGTCATTGGCAATAATTTGGCGAATGTGAATACCTTTGGGTTTAAATCATCAAGATTATTATTTACTGATCTTCTCAGTCGGTCAATGGCTGCCGGGAGTGGCGGGAGGCCAGTACAGATTGGAATGGGAGTGAAACCGGGCACCATTGCTTCAAACTTTTCTCAAGGAGCATTGGAAACAACCAATAATGCGTTTGATTTTGCCATTCAGGGCGATGGTTTTTTTGTTGTCAATGGAGGAGGTCAGAACTTTTTTACACGGGTTGGTTCATTTGCCACTGATAAAAACAATTTGCTTGTAGACACGGTCACCGGTTACCGGGTATTGGATACGACCGGGGAGCCTATTTCGATTCCTTTTGATTCTACCGTTGATGGTAAAGCGACGTCAACGGTAAAAATTGGGGGGAACCTGGAAGCTACAACATCCAGTAAATCTTCTGAGGTGTTAATAATGGAAAGCGCCCTTACTGCAAGCAGTGTTATTGCGACAGGGGCAACAACCTTAAATTCTCTGGATTCAAATACATCCGATTACATTGCAGGCGACAAGATTCTTATTACCGGAACCAAGTCAGACGGAACTACGGTTTCTGCGACGTATACAATAGCCGCTGCCACTGACACGGTGGAGGACCTTTTGTTTGAAATTAGTAAGGCATTTGGCGATACCGGATCTTCCGGGTCTTTAAATCAAGATGGCGACGCGTATGCGGAAATAGACGCGACAGGAAAGATTATTCTCAAGCCTGGGTCTGCTGCTACCGCAAACAGTGATAAATTATCCGTTTCCCTTGATGATGATGGCTCTAATACGGGTAAAACAACGTGGTCTGATCATAAATTTTCCGGTTCAACACGTATTGCCTCTACTGTCATCTATGATACACAGGGTGTGGGGCATACCGTCACGTACAGATTCACAAAGCAGGGTGATAATACGTGGAATCTTGTAACGTTAATGGCGAGTGATGATGGAACTATTTCTGATTCAACGGTTACGGGCATTACCTTTAATGAGGATGGTTCTTTCAGTTCTACAACAAGCGACATGGACCTTGTCTTTAAATTTAATGGCATGACGACTTCCCAGACGGTTAGTCTTGATCTTGGAACAACGGGGGAAACTGACGGGTTGAGTCAAATGGGAGGTAAATCAACGGCTGTCATAAAAAAGCAGGATGGTTATGCATACGGATCATTTGAAAATATATCTGTTCTTGAAGACGGCACCATCAGGGCTTTATACTCGAATGGCATAGTACAGGATGTGGCCCAGATGTCCGTCGCTATCTTTAGTGATAGGAATGGTTTGGAGAGGGCGGGTGATAATATGTATAAACAAACGGATGCCTCCGGTGAAGCGATTTTTACGACGGGAGGAGGCGGAGTGGCGGGTTCAATCTCTAGTGGAAATTTAGAAGGTTCAAACGTGGACATGACCGCGGAACTCACTTCATTGATTATGGCCCAGAGAGGTTTTCAACTTAATTCAAGGGTTGTAACGACCGCAGACGAAGTGATCGCTGAGGCAGTCAACCTGAAGAGATAA
- the purF gene encoding amidophosphoribosyltransferase, with amino-acid sequence MSPIKEHCGLFGVYGCKDAAEKVYYGLYSLQHRGEESAGIASSNGTEIICHKKMGLISQAIKPHVLKRLENPAAIGHVRYSTVGSSDIGNSQPLVVDYYKGKVAVAHNGQLTNAKKLREEFEAKGSIFHTTSDTEVIVHLMAQPLNMLQQSLSPVLKHLHGAFSLLFLTPGEMVGVRDPQGFRPLCLGKLNSGYVMASETCALDQIGAEYIRDVNPGEAVYIGKNGLRSEYFCPQNQIKPAFCVFELVYFSRPDSRIYGESVHLFRKKLGAKLAEESPVDADIVISVPEGGNSAAIGYSHASGIPFDRGFIRNHYVGRTFILPEHDRRHRTVELKLNALKETVEGKRVIVIDDSIVRGTTSRSRFGLLRKAGAKEIHVRISCPPHRYPCYYGIDFQQKGELIAADHTIEEIRTYLNVESLSYLSTEGMMNCTTQPSHNFCNACFTSNYPTPINEKTKNLIERKQQKTVKKVC; translated from the coding sequence ATGTCGCCTATAAAAGAGCATTGCGGTCTATTTGGAGTATATGGCTGTAAAGATGCCGCGGAAAAGGTCTATTACGGTTTATATTCTTTACAACACCGGGGAGAAGAAAGCGCCGGCATCGCATCCTCTAACGGCACGGAAATTATTTGTCATAAAAAAATGGGACTTATCAGCCAAGCCATAAAGCCACACGTACTCAAAAGGCTGGAAAACCCTGCTGCCATCGGACATGTTCGATACTCTACGGTAGGATCCAGCGACATTGGCAACTCACAACCATTAGTGGTTGATTATTATAAGGGGAAAGTTGCTGTTGCTCACAACGGACAATTAACCAACGCAAAGAAACTTCGTGAGGAATTTGAAGCAAAAGGATCAATATTTCACACCACCTCAGATACTGAAGTTATCGTTCACCTCATGGCACAGCCTTTAAATATGTTGCAACAGAGTTTATCTCCTGTACTAAAACATTTGCACGGCGCATTTTCATTATTATTTTTAACCCCAGGTGAAATGGTCGGGGTACGTGACCCTCAGGGCTTCAGACCCCTTTGCCTGGGAAAATTGAATAGTGGCTATGTAATGGCATCGGAAACGTGTGCCCTTGATCAGATAGGCGCTGAATATATTCGGGATGTCAATCCGGGAGAAGCCGTTTACATTGGAAAAAATGGATTAAGAAGCGAATATTTTTGTCCTCAAAATCAAATTAAACCTGCTTTTTGTGTATTTGAGTTGGTGTACTTTTCCAGACCGGACAGCAGAATTTACGGTGAAAGTGTACATTTATTCAGAAAAAAATTAGGGGCAAAACTCGCCGAGGAATCACCAGTAGATGCTGACATAGTGATCTCCGTGCCAGAAGGAGGAAATTCGGCTGCGATTGGATATTCTCATGCTTCCGGCATACCATTTGACCGTGGATTTATTCGGAACCATTATGTTGGCCGCACATTCATATTGCCTGAACACGATCGCCGGCATCGTACTGTAGAGCTCAAACTAAACGCTTTAAAGGAAACCGTGGAAGGGAAACGTGTTATTGTTATCGATGATTCTATTGTAAGAGGCACAACATCACGATCTCGTTTCGGGTTACTACGGAAGGCGGGCGCAAAGGAAATTCACGTACGAATCAGTTGCCCTCCGCATCGCTACCCCTGTTATTACGGAATAGATTTTCAACAAAAAGGGGAGTTGATTGCCGCGGACCATACCATTGAGGAAATACGTACATATTTGAATGTTGAAAGTTTGAGTTATCTTAGCACTGAAGGCATGATGAATTGTACCACACAACCAAGTCATAATTTCTGCAACGCCTGTTTCACTAGCAATTATCCTACCCCCATTAACGAAAAAACAAAGAACTTAATCGAAAGAAAACAACAGAAAACCGTTAAGAAGGTATGTTAA
- a CDS encoding transposase, with translation MLVQHRTAHVLSLQNMIHRNTSKKLNVKDTKKLSEVKIHTLLSDDRLVMAAQSDKAVIDFLSEQISKIEKAVLKQVQLRYPYEELITASAIGEILGITIMPETGDINRFRTVSDYSSYCRCVSSKRVSHGKKKGEGNKKNGNKQLAWEYVEAANFMRRFSPLVRSWYQRKASKTNAIVATKALSNKIARACYFIIKDQKRFDPMRLF, from the coding sequence ATGTTGGTCCAACACAGAACAGCCCATGTGTTGAGCCTGCAAAACATGATTCATCGTAATACGAGTAAAAAGCTCAATGTCAAAGATACGAAGAAACTCAGCGAAGTTAAGATACACACCCTGCTTTCTGATGATCGCCTGGTAATGGCAGCACAGAGCGATAAGGCGGTAATAGATTTCTTGAGTGAACAAATAAGCAAGATAGAAAAGGCGGTGCTCAAGCAAGTACAATTACGATATCCCTACGAAGAATTAATCACGGCATCAGCGATAGGGGAGATATTGGGAATAACGATAATGCCTGAGACTGGAGATATCAACCGTTTTCGAACGGTATCAGACTATTCTTCCTACTGCAGGTGTGTCTCCTCCAAAAGGGTCTCCCATGGTAAGAAAAAAGGGGAGGGGAACAAGAAGAACGGGAACAAACAGTTAGCGTGGGAGTATGTGGAGGCGGCAAATTTCATGAGGAGGTTTAGTCCTCTTGTCAGAAGCTGGTATCAACGCAAGGCGTCAAAAACAAACGCCATTGTAGCGACGAAGGCGTTAAGCAACAAGATAGCCCGTGCGTGTTACTTTATCATAAAAGATCAGAAACGATTTGACCCTATGAGATTATTTTAG
- a CDS encoding flagellar hook-length control protein FliK has product MIEKFFEFCNDTMASGNSIFRLQAGKDDQNLKRADGIGVQGNGINDTEVEDGSEKSELIHFHEIIIHEMEHHEANDVYGFQGNNDVLMNQKVGNGNHTNTASQSKHCEAPDGFTLKNLQGPGKNSVFKITGTAGEIPMGIQWNVSVSTADSLTNNRQLDKQDKQPIFIKGDRILSSGKINVSQNLLMEDKTILSSAETGIINKGSNGSRGEYSDLLELWGKNIPAGVKKDVAMFVNSNLSKPDLPVGIQQDMPVSTADSLTNNRQLDKQDRQSISMKGNGTLSLGKINVLQNLPAENKTVFSNAEISIPANTVSNHAVEREHGKTGDAVSSQDNVTGEHQSKKEGTFTSDSSSKDKNSSDIESRDTHAQKTKNATSFLAGRNTADSFRADGTDLQNKSHFSQRNDTISVVSSRGGFNPMATTTMVSSSNTAGVEQIQNTIIEQIFQRMQVLNRGGRSEITMHLNPEELGSVRIHFAEEKGEIEAKILVESFEVKAAVENSIHRLRESLSSHGVEINKLEIAMRGEDEKEHRLGRDFKENNSPGNSADWKDNNEEVLEVEDDTSHLSRTKIDVNGNTVSIDYIL; this is encoded by the coding sequence ATGATAGAAAAATTTTTTGAGTTTTGCAACGATACCATGGCCTCCGGTAATTCAATTTTTAGGCTTCAAGCAGGCAAGGACGATCAAAATCTAAAGAGAGCAGATGGAATCGGCGTTCAAGGGAATGGTATCAATGATACGGAAGTCGAGGATGGTAGTGAAAAGAGTGAATTGATACACTTTCATGAAATTATTATCCACGAAATGGAGCATCATGAAGCAAATGATGTGTACGGTTTTCAGGGAAATAATGATGTGTTAATGAACCAAAAGGTAGGCAACGGGAATCATACGAATACAGCCTCACAAAGTAAGCATTGTGAGGCGCCGGATGGATTTACTCTGAAAAATCTACAAGGACCCGGTAAAAACAGTGTTTTCAAAATAACAGGGACTGCAGGCGAAATTCCGATGGGAATTCAGTGGAATGTGTCTGTATCAACAGCAGATAGTTTGACGAATAATCGTCAACTTGATAAGCAGGACAAGCAACCGATTTTTATAAAGGGAGACAGAATTTTGTCTTCGGGAAAAATAAACGTATCGCAGAATCTTCTGATGGAAGATAAAACAATTTTATCAAGTGCTGAAACAGGAATTATCAACAAAGGTTCAAATGGCAGTAGAGGAGAGTATTCTGACTTGCTTGAGTTATGGGGAAAAAATATTCCCGCAGGGGTGAAAAAGGATGTAGCAATGTTTGTTAATAGCAATTTGTCAAAACCCGATCTTCCGGTAGGAATTCAACAGGATATGCCTGTGTCCACAGCAGATAGTTTGACGAATAATCGTCAACTTGATAAGCAGGACAGGCAATCGATTTCTATGAAGGGTAACGGTACTTTGTCTCTGGGAAAAATAAACGTATTGCAAAATCTCCCCGCGGAAAATAAAACAGTTTTCTCCAATGCGGAAATAAGTATTCCGGCAAACACCGTGTCAAATCATGCCGTTGAAAGGGAACATGGAAAGACAGGGGATGCTGTCTCTTCACAAGATAACGTGACAGGAGAGCATCAGTCGAAAAAGGAGGGAACATTTACCTCTGATAGTTCATCAAAGGATAAAAATTCATCGGACATCGAATCTCGGGATACTCACGCGCAAAAAACAAAGAACGCGACTTCATTTCTCGCTGGCAGGAACACAGCCGATTCCTTTCGGGCAGATGGGACCGATTTGCAGAACAAATCACATTTCTCTCAACGGAATGATACCATAAGTGTCGTATCCTCAAGAGGAGGGTTCAATCCAATGGCAACAACCACCATGGTTAGCAGTAGTAACACTGCAGGTGTTGAACAAATCCAAAACACTATAATAGAGCAAATTTTCCAGAGAATGCAAGTTCTGAATCGTGGTGGCAGATCGGAAATTACTATGCATTTAAATCCGGAAGAGTTAGGGAGTGTGAGAATTCATTTTGCAGAAGAGAAGGGTGAAATAGAGGCGAAAATACTTGTGGAAAGCTTTGAGGTTAAGGCGGCAGTAGAAAACAGTATTCATCGTCTTCGGGAATCCTTGTCATCGCATGGCGTAGAAATCAATAAATTAGAAATAGCGATGCGGGGCGAGGATGAAAAAGAGCATAGATTGGGGCGGGACTTTAAAGAAAATAACTCACCGGGTAATAGCGCTGACTGGAAAGATAATAATGAGGAGGTGCTGGAAGTTGAAGATGATACGAGTCATCTGTCACGTACAAAAATCGATGTAAACGGCAATACCGTCTCTATTGACTACATATTATAA